The following proteins come from a genomic window of Tepidibacillus fermentans:
- a CDS encoding GerAB/ArcD/ProY family transporter, translating into MLENGVINRLQFGLLVISFTVGSAVLMIPSTVVAKAKQDGWLSILSATILAIGFISIMVTLAKQYPKQTLIEIMETLLGKPIGKVIGLLYAWFFLHLSALVMRNATDFSTTAIMPETPPITFALMAGILIYMVTVQGIEGIGRSNELFTPFMVSGIWFTLFLLFPLIETKRIFPLFAEGIKPILKGAMPVLGFPFAELVVFLMIFPFVNNQKHLKNVWISGVVIGGLTLTLITLGAILVLDVPLTEMAIFPTLKMARLIKIGDFLTRLEAMISLSYLLTLYIKMTLSFYAGVLAFAQVFNLTDYRIIVLPLLIIVISLSIILNKNIIEVSEFATTTWTPYALLFGFMIPLLLLGISFFKQKQQKVRN; encoded by the coding sequence ATGTTAGAAAACGGAGTGATCAATCGATTACAATTTGGGCTCTTAGTGATTAGCTTTACAGTAGGAAGTGCCGTATTAATGATCCCATCAACTGTAGTGGCTAAAGCAAAACAAGATGGTTGGCTCTCTATATTATCGGCAACCATTTTAGCAATCGGATTCATATCGATCATGGTGACCCTAGCGAAGCAATACCCAAAACAAACGTTAATCGAAATCATGGAAACGCTACTAGGTAAGCCAATTGGTAAAGTCATCGGATTATTGTATGCATGGTTTTTCCTTCATTTAAGCGCCTTAGTGATGCGGAATGCGACAGATTTTTCTACTACTGCGATTATGCCAGAAACGCCACCGATTACATTTGCATTAATGGCTGGTATCTTAATCTATATGGTAACGGTGCAAGGGATTGAAGGAATCGGACGTTCCAACGAACTTTTTACACCTTTTATGGTTAGTGGCATATGGTTCACTTTATTTCTACTTTTTCCTTTAATAGAAACAAAAAGGATATTTCCTCTTTTTGCCGAAGGAATAAAACCAATCTTAAAAGGAGCTATGCCTGTCCTTGGTTTTCCCTTTGCAGAATTAGTGGTATTTCTTATGATTTTCCCTTTTGTAAATAACCAAAAACATCTCAAGAACGTGTGGATAAGTGGAGTAGTGATTGGCGGTTTAACTTTAACGCTCATTACTCTGGGCGCGATCCTCGTATTAGACGTACCACTAACCGAAATGGCTATTTTTCCTACGCTAAAGATGGCTCGATTAATTAAAATAGGGGATTTTTTGACAAGGTTGGAGGCTATGATTTCTCTATCTTATTTACTTACCCTCTATATAAAAATGACTCTTAGTTTTTATGCAGGGGTATTAGCGTTTGCACAAGTATTCAATTTAACGGATTATCGCATCATTGTTCTTCCATTACTCATAATTGTGATTTCTTTATCAATTATTCTCAATAAAAATATTATAGAAGTTTCTGAATTTGCGACAACAACTTGGACTCCTTATGCCCTGCTTTTTGGTTTTATGATTCCCTTGCTATTGTTAGGAATTAGCTTTTTTAAACAAAAGCAGCAAAAAGTAAGAAACTAA